A window of the Syntrophothermus lipocalidus DSM 12680 genome harbors these coding sequences:
- the fliM gene encoding flagellar motor switch protein FliM: MSDILSQEEIDALLAALSRGEVDADSLRQEQTKKKIRLYDFRRPNKFSKDQLHTLQVIFENYSRSVSTYLSAQLRAAVQIDVLSVEQLTYDEFMRSLPNPTIMCVFSLQPLEGSAIMEINPNLGFAMLDRILGGPGLPPERIRPLTEIEITLIERLAQRMLSYLEEPWSGIIELQPVMDRIESNPQFTQIVSPSEMVVIISLESKIGDVLSLINICIPFLVLESITGKLNVNYYYSSSVKERSKDSALVLKNRIENAMVPVKILIGSTVITVRELLELAPGDVIPLERRLDEDLEVVIGQKPKFRGKPGVVGNRLALKITEIVSEVDDDA, from the coding sequence GTGAGCGATATTCTTTCTCAGGAGGAGATAGACGCTTTGCTGGCTGCTCTCAGCCGGGGTGAAGTTGATGCTGATTCGCTTCGGCAGGAGCAAACGAAGAAAAAGATCCGGCTCTACGATTTCAGGCGGCCTAACAAGTTCTCCAAAGACCAGCTTCACACTCTGCAGGTGATATTCGAAAACTATTCGCGCTCGGTTAGCACCTACCTGTCGGCACAATTGCGGGCTGCTGTACAGATCGACGTGCTTTCGGTCGAGCAATTGACGTACGATGAATTCATGCGCTCACTACCCAACCCGACTATCATGTGTGTTTTTTCGCTTCAACCTCTGGAGGGTAGTGCGATAATGGAGATAAACCCTAATCTAGGTTTTGCTATGCTGGACCGGATTCTTGGAGGTCCAGGTTTGCCGCCAGAGCGTATTCGCCCTTTAACTGAAATAGAAATAACACTGATTGAGAGATTGGCCCAGAGGATGTTGAGTTACCTGGAAGAACCGTGGAGCGGGATTATTGAGCTGCAGCCGGTGATGGACCGGATCGAGTCTAATCCTCAATTCACCCAGATCGTGTCTCCGAGTGAAATGGTGGTTATAATCTCTTTGGAATCCAAGATCGGCGATGTACTCAGCCTCATTAACATCTGTATTCCTTTTTTGGTGTTGGAAAGCATTACCGGGAAGCTGAACGTCAACTACTATTACTCATCTAGTGTTAAAGAGCGGTCTAAAGATAGCGCGTTGGTGCTAAAGAACCGCATCGAGAACGCTATGGTTCCGGTCAAGATACTGATCGGGAGCACGGTCATAACGGTGAGAGAACTGTTAGAACTGGCTCCGGGGGATGTAATCCCATTGGAACGGCGGTTAGACGAGGACTTGGAAGTGGTTATTGGACAGAAACCCAAGTTTCGGGGCAAACCGGGGGTAGTAGGGAACCGATTAGCTCTCAAGATTACGGAAATTGTAAGCGAGGTGGATGATGATGCCTGA